The genomic stretch GCGGTGCTCGGCGGCTGGGGCAAGGTGCCGCTCGGGGATACCCTCAAGCCGGGGATGACTGATCCCCGTATTCCGGCGCTGCGCGCTCGCCTGGCTGTAACGGACGGCGCCGCGGCCGCCGCGCCGGGGGAACCAGAACTCTACGACGAGGCGCTGGCCGAGGCGGTGAAGCGCTTCCAGGCCCGGCACGGCCTCGACGTCGATGGCGTGGTCGGGCCGGCGTCACTGGTCGCCATGAACGTGCCGATCGAGGATCGGATCGAGTCGATCGATTTCGCCATGGAGCGCTGGCGCTGGATGCCGGACGACCTGGGGCGGCAATACATCATCGTCAACATCGCCGGCTTCGAGCTGCGCCGCGTCGCCGATGGCGAGATCAAGGAGAAAATGGCGGTAGTGGTGGGCAAGCCCTACAGCCGCACCCCGGTGTTCAGCGACGCCATCCGCTACCTCGAGTTCAACCCGTATTGGAACGTGCCGGCGGGCCTCGCCGCCAACGAGGAGCTGCCCAAGCTTCAGAGCAATCCGGCTGCCGTCGCCGCCGCGGGCTTCGAGGCGGTACGGGGCAAGGAGGTCTACGATGTCCGGCAGGTCGATTGGGCCCAGGTGACCGCGAGTCGTTTCCCGTTCCAGCTGCGGCAGAAGCCGGGGCCCAATAACGCGCTGGGCCGGGTCAAGTTCATGTTCCCCAACAGCCATGACGTCTATCTGCACGATACCCCGTCACGCAGTCTGTTCGGCCGCGCCGAGCGCGCCTTCAGCCACGGCTGCATCCGCCTGTCGCGTCCGCTGGAACTGGCGGACCAGGTGCTCATTGCCGGCGGAGTGGCCGACTGGTCGGACGCCCGGATCGATTCGGTGGTCGCCTCAGAGAAAAACACCGTGGTGAATCTCAAGACGCCGCTGCCGATTCACATCACCTACCTGACCGCCTGGGTCGAGGCCGACGGCGTGCACTTCAGCTCGGACATCTACGGCCACGACGAAAAGCTCCTCGCGGCGCTGGACGGCAAGTCGCTGGCCTGGTGACGGGCGCTGCAGCGCGCAAACGCTGGCGCCGTTGGTCGCAAAACTGAGGGAGAGAGTTGGCTCCGCGGCTTGGACTCGAACCAAGGACCATTCGATTAACAGTCGAATGCTCTACCAACTGAGCTACCGCGGAACACGTGCCTCGTGTGAAGCAGCGCCCGTGTAGCGGTTTTGATTTCCTTTGCCAAGCCCGAATTTCCGTTCTGGAAAACTCAGCTCTGGATAGCCCCGGCGTGGGTAGCTTGCCGCTCCGCAGCAGCCAGATCTTCCGGCGTGTTGACGTTGGCGAAGGGATCGCCTGCGGGGCTCGCCGGCCATTCGATGGTGTGCCCCCCAGCCGCAGCGCATAGCGATTTCAGGCTGCGCGGCGCCGTGCCGGCCCGCACCCGTTCCGGTAAATCGCGGAATCGCGCCACACGCCAGATCGCGTTGGTAGGGTAGGGCTGTCCGCTATAGGCGGCGATCGCCGCGGGAGCGTCTCCCAGGCCATCGAGCAGCCGGGCAACGAAATCGGCGGGCAGGAACGGCGTATCCACCGCGACGCTGACCAGCAGTTGTGGCGGTGTGCCGAGGGTGTTGATCCAGGCGATGGCGCCCGCAAGCCCGGCCAGCGGGCCGGCATAGTCGCCAGCAAGGTCGGCCACGGCGACCATGTCGGGCTGGAGGTGCAGCGCCGCGGGGTCGATTCGCCCGTGCGCCACCAGCAATGGCGAACAGCCTGCGAGCCGTTCCGCGACGCGCTCGAGCAGGCGTACGCCGCCAACCGGCAATTCGGACTTGATCACCCCGCCCAGCCTCTCGCCCCGGCCCCCGGCAAGAATGAGGCCAGCAAACGAGTGTTGATTCTGTGCCATAGCAGACTGCTCTACTGCCTTGCTGATCTTGACAAATCCCGCGTCGCCATAGAGGAGCGGCGGTGGGGGGCTTCGGTTTATCTGGAGTCTATATGACTACGCGTATCTTCGCTGCCCTGGCATTCGCCGGGCTGCTCACCGGCACCGCCACGGCTGCCGATCTCTACGTTCCCACTCCCGACCAGGCCATCGTCAGCGCCAGCCGTGATTGGACCGGCTTCTATATCGGCGCCAACGTGGGTTATGCCGATTTCGATGCCGCGCATGGCGGCGACGACACCGACCTCGCTACCCTCAACGGTTGGCAGGGTGGCGTGCAGGCCGGCTACAACGTGCAGTTCGATTCCATCGTGCTTGGCGTCGAAGCCGAT from Devosia sp. A16 encodes the following:
- a CDS encoding L,D-transpeptidase family protein; this encodes MHRRCPDPIRGILAALLLALALVVPSLAEDRVDLSPRDVAVVRINIIDLLANEPRLPLPIKQRRDVLRTYYEEQSGELLWLNSARAGVMVSRLVNATDDGLNPDDYPGQQLASLLAAAGDTDKRSLAIIELYFSAAFLEYASDLKVGRFLPNKIDPNFFLAPRSIDEAAALAGVSKAADVETVLHAWEPQNAEYQALRKALDDYHALAVLGGWGKVPLGDTLKPGMTDPRIPALRARLAVTDGAAAAAPGEPELYDEALAEAVKRFQARHGLDVDGVVGPASLVAMNVPIEDRIESIDFAMERWRWMPDDLGRQYIIVNIAGFELRRVADGEIKEKMAVVVGKPYSRTPVFSDAIRYLEFNPYWNVPAGLAANEELPKLQSNPAAVAAAGFEAVRGKEVYDVRQVDWAQVTASRFPFQLRQKPGPNNALGRVKFMFPNSHDVYLHDTPSRSLFGRAERAFSHGCIRLSRPLELADQVLIAGGVADWSDARIDSVVASEKNTVVNLKTPLPIHITYLTAWVEADGVHFSSDIYGHDEKLLAALDGKSLAW
- the mobA gene encoding molybdenum cofactor guanylyltransferase — translated: MAQNQHSFAGLILAGGRGERLGGVIKSELPVGGVRLLERVAERLAGCSPLLVAHGRIDPAALHLQPDMVAVADLAGDYAGPLAGLAGAIAWINTLGTPPQLLVSVAVDTPFLPADFVARLLDGLGDAPAAIAAYSGQPYPTNAIWRVARFRDLPERVRAGTAPRSLKSLCAAAGGHTIEWPASPAGDPFANVNTPEDLAAAERQATHAGAIQS